The genomic region CTAAAATTGTTCCCATTGAAACGCTGTTGGAAAGTGCCTGGATAGCTATATCCCTCACGGGAGTTCAGATTCAGGACTTGGCAACGCCGGCAAGTTACTCTGCTGGCTCCAGGGTGTCTGCTCCTCCTCCCATACATCACCTTCACACCGACCTCGCATCGCTCAGCAGCCTCAGTACGCCTGCGATACATACGCTGCATACATACCATACCCAGGGATTTTCCCCCTACCTTGGCCTGTACTGCAGAGTCGAGCCGGGAAATCCCAATCACTCTTTATAGCGCTCTCTGCAGGTATGTGACACCTGGTCTAGCTCAGCTTCAGACAGAGGCTGACAAAATGGAGGGAAAAGCTCCTGAACAGCGAAGCCTTGTCCCCGAAGCTTCAGGGCAATCAGACCGAGCCGATGCCAGATATCTTGTTATGCAAGAAAGAGAGTTCAGTGTTCTCTGGACTATACTTCTGCCCAAAAAGTTGGAAGAAatcaaactggccaaaggggcTTACCGTGGCATCTTCAGGGGATTCCAGCCAAAACCCAAGCTAAGTTATAGGAACTGTTTAGACAGAGCAACAGCTTGGCAACTCAGGCTTCTCTCAAAGACCCTATGCTATAAGCTATAATTATTCAATCAATGCACTATTAACTGTTCTTTAATTCTGGCAGGAGGAACACAATCAATTTTCCTGAGTGAAATTCagttacctcttttttttttttcaaattcagttttgcagCTGAGGGCAGATCTGTGTCCAGCCAGAGAGACGCAGAGGCCAGGGGAGCTTCTGCTGAAGGATCATTACCAAAGTGCTAGAGGAAAGAAGGCAGATGATTCCAAAAGCAGccaaacaacatattttttgtctggttttcttACTCTTCGCTTCCCCTGATCTTTCACCTCACAGTTTTTCCAGAAGGGTATCTTAACAGTTACTTTTACTGATCAGTAGTGCAGAAGGATATTCATTAACATCTTTGTAAGTAATGTGTAGCATTTCTCTTGTTCACATGCATTCTGGTAACATGCTAATGAACTTTGAAAGGTTTCCAAATATCTGTACAAGTCATTATTTCTATGAAAATTTACCCAGTTAGTACTCATTATTCATGCCATACATGCCATTAATATGTGGTTTAGTGTATAAATGATAGCACGTAGAAATAATACGTTTCAGCTGATAACAGTGAGCAGCTCCAACTTGAAAGGGTGTAATTTATAGAAAATTTAttcacaaataaacaaaaagcattcTTCAACATGAATAACATATTCACAATACTGAACAAGCTCTTTTTAGGAATGGGATTTTCAGCCCCCCATAGTGGGAATGGAGCTAGCCAACTTCTCACAGCACTGAATAGGATTCATCCAAGTAATCTCTCTGAAGGGGCTGTGATCTGAGGCCAGGCTGCTGCGTGCTCGCTCAGAATTAGCAGAAATAGAGCGCTGTGACTGTGACTTCCATAAAGAACTTCCTGTGGTTGACGGGTTGGCACAAAAAAGAGAACATAAGTCCTATTAAGTTCTGAAGTTGGAGACTAAACgcttaaaaaaaccagttaTAGGTCAATTCATTGAAATACCCACCCCTTGCATGCCGCTTGGCTTGTGCAGAATTCCAGCTTGTTCTGGAGTGTATGGGACagagaaacagaggaggaaagctggAAACTGAGTCTCTCCAGGCTGTTTCCCTCTTGGCCTCCAGGTGAatgtaatttgttcttttttttttttttaatgggaaggaTTGGCTACACTGTTGTTAGGATGTCAAAAACCAGACAgggctaaaatcttttcttggGTCCTTTGTTTTGTCCTTTCCATACTATCACACGGTGGACAGTAAAGAGTAAATAAAGATAGCACCACATAGGCACCTAATGCTTAAAGTTTAAGTAGGTGACTCCATGTCTGTATTTTGCTTATAATCTTTATCCCAAATTAGGGTTCTTCCGAGATCATCCCTCATTTATACTgacttcaaaaagaaatctaaGTAGCCTTAGTCCAACGCCCATGAAAAGTTGCACTGTTTTTCAAACAGCTTCAGTTTTCTCCTGTCCGTCACGCTGAGAAGGAGGCGGCAGCTCGGCAAGCGCAGACAAGCTGTGCCATTCACCGCACTTCTGCCCTTAGTACCTGGAAGCGCGCTCCtgccccgctccgcgccgcccggggctggggggggcgaggggccgCGCCAGGGCCGGGCTCAGCCGCGGCACCCCGCCGCCTCCTGTGTCCTCCCCTttgccccgggggggggggggggggggaacgacacGACACGACGACACCCGCCGGGACGCCCGGCACCCTCAGGGCGCGGGCGGGCACTGCCCAAGcccccgggccggccccggccccgtcCCTGACCCTGACCCCGGCctgggcccgggcccgggctgGCGGGCGGGGCGGAGGtggggcggcccggcccggcccggccccggcgggcggagcggagcggagcggagcgggcgaGCTCCGGAAGAGGGaaggagcggggcggcggcggcggcagcagcggcggcggcggcatgGCAGCGCGGACCTCCGCCGGGGACGGCGCGGTCCGCCGCGCGGCCGAGCAGTGGCTGCTCTGGGACAAGgtgaggggcggcggcggcggccagcGGGGGCCCTGCGGGGCCCTCCCTGCCCCGCGGGGAGGGCGGGTGCCGGGGCGGAAGGGGCCTTTCCGTCTCGCAGGGACTGACTCGGTGGGGGAGGCGGTGGGGGCGCCGGCTGGTTAATGAAATAATTCCCCAGTCTTCAATATTGTCGGGTTCCGTgggttttctccctttttgtgGTGTTGCTTAGGAACACCTCAGTATGCGTTACTTCCCTTCCTGTTAAGGTGCTTCAACATCTTAAGGCTTATCCCTGTGTCTTCAGTTTTGGTCGCGATTTGGTAGAATCTTCTGCGCGTTCCTACATTGCACATGCCTGAAGAAATGCCTTGCCATAGTGGTGTCGCTTACgttgctgcttgctgctgcagttcCCACCGAGATGCAGGCCCATATTCTGTATATGTGgattgcatttgtttttgtctCTATACATGAAATTTGTTCGTTTGGCTGTATTGGAACACACTGGCCATTGTGGCCACGTTAATGACTGCCCTGGGCTCAGCATCATACAATGCTCTCTGCGTTTTGTGCAAGCTACGTATTTGTTTGGTAAGGGGTCTTCTGCTCTACCAAATCCCTTTGGTAAGGGATTATCAATGAAAACGTagaataattctttttctggtaTTCTTTCCAGGTTCTAAAGGGCATCATCAGAAGTACCTCAAGTTTGTTGTGATTCTTCATTAAAGATCGTTTGACTGGTTAACTGATCAGTTAGCCagctctgtttttattaatGATAATGCAGTACCAAACCAGCCCTTCTTTCAGAAACACTAGTGTATCACATCAAATGACAATaagcttttgtggtttttttttaattccagtttaATTGATTTTGAGAAAACAGTCTGGTTTTAAAGGGCCTCTTACTTCCATAACTTCCTTGACTAATGTTAGTTATATTCCGATCTTCTGTGtagtaatttaattttcaactgATTATTCTGATTATTTTGTGAAACCCTCTGCAAATCTAGTGCAGCATCCTTTACAAGATCTTTACTTTTGAAAGGTTACCTCTTTGTTAACAATTGCATCTTTGACTCAGTAATAATTGACTGGTGTGCAATACCCATTGCTGATTGCTCAAAAACGATGaggtattttcatttctcaggGAGCTCTTACGTGTTTGTATTGAGTAACAGAAGAATCCAATATAACCCTTGTCCATTTActctgataataaaaaaaaaaaaagttcctttttgATGTGTAGAGATAGGTTAATATTTAATGATGACAAGCTGCACGTTTCTTACAAATAACGGTTTGCAAGAGCAAGCCCTTATGGCTGAAGATGGTCCCGCTGACTTAACAGGAGGTTTCTACCTAGATGACAGTTACTGAGCTTGTTACCAGGCTGTTTTTGTCACTGTATTCATTACAGTAGTatcatatttttcattctttctattATCGATCATAAAATTATAGATAGAAGGTAGCTtctgtttttgttaaaaataaaacctgcttaGCTGTATACAGTGGCATCATAACATTCctaaaattgaaacaaaatgaGAACAGTTGTctgcacagtaaaaaaaagaagggcagATTCTTAGGAGAATATAGCCATAAACAATTACAACAGTAATTCTGGAAAAATCCTTCTGCTATATTGAACAGACTTGGGCCTGGCTTTCACCATTACTTGGGTGGGAGCAgcggggggggacagggggggaACAACCTAAACAACTAAATTCATGCAATAAAGTTTTCTCTACCAAATGATGTGGACTGAAACTCCGAGACTCGGGCAGCCACCTGGATAAGTACGATCATTTAACCAGACGTGAAAAACTGGAGGATCCCTGTAGTTTCACGGTAGATaccaaacccagaaaattcctctaacaacaataacaaaaatctCCTTGGTTGTGAGAGCTACAGGATGTTCCTAGTGTTCAGCTGCCCATTTGTACTGGCATTACAGCCTCTAGTCTGTCCAACATCTATACAAATGTGTGCAGCATTTACCTAAAGAGATGCCCGTTTCAGTGGTAAGAGACAACTCCCGTGCACTACACTCATGcaggggtggaaaaaaaggtgaCTAGGCAGTGTACAAAGCCTGATGCAAAAGTGTCATTCAGGCTTTACCTATGGGACAGAGGCCTGATATTTCAGCAAAAGGTTCAGGTCAACTTTTAAACAGCCTAAACTCAGAATAGTTATGCTGACCTATATTATTCTGTAATCACATAGAATTATATTTATTACAGAATACAATTACTGTATAATAATACACAGTTATGTTGAGCCTCCTACAAGGAAGTGTCAGTTACAACATTCTTGGTCTGGTAAATTGGTAATTCTTAAACTGGAAGTCAGTAATTTTAGGGTACCTAATTGCTTATTGCACCCAggaaacctgatttttttttttctttcttatttagcTTATTCTGCATTATATAGTTTGCTCATTAGCACCAAAggctcttttgctttttgagtatttatttaaactatAGCATttgtcctgcagcagcaggtgcACAGGTCAATGATTAGGGCATCCAGACCCTAGTCTCAGCATGGTGTGCAGAATGCTTACACCTTTGTATGCAAGCTCACTCACATGCATGTTCTGCAGcgttttgcagagctgctgaaaatagattttttttttttgtttgtttgcctaGGATGCTGTAAGCATACCTAGGTCATGCAAGATATAGTAAAGTCTGTGACTTTTATGAGGTCATTTGGTTGACTAGAAATCAAAGCTTGTGTCCATTTGGAAATTATAATCTTTGTACTCCAGTGTAAAGTGTGTGTAATCGTGCGGTGAATAACCTGTGGAGTATGCCGCCTTTCCACATAACCCTGTTGCCTAGTGGCTGGAGTGTGCCATCTGTCCTGTTGGCTCATCAGTTTTCAAGAAATCAAATACTAAACTTAACAAATCCCATGTTATTAAGATTGAGATGTTGGGGCATATAGGACTTTACTAGTTCCTAAGTTTGCAAACAAAGAGAGTTGATAACAATAAAGAGTTGATACAAGCAATATACCAAGAAAAGCAGTGAGACTTAGAAACTCCTCACTGTTCGCAGGCAGTCTGATGTGGCCTTTCCATCGCCACTCTGCACAgtcattttatttaagaattCAGCTGTAGTTGCTAAGCTTTCATCCTGAGGGTTGTGCTTATTTTTACAAGCATTACCTGCAAATATATTGCAAATTGTCATCTTTATCTTCTGCCCAGTCTGCTTAGTATTGCTGCTGCCTCTGGTGTTAGCCAGTCTTGGGACAaggttatgatttttttttttaaactctactTATAGCGCTATGGAAGtaacaaatatttcttaatcACCAGCTTAACTTATTTATATGTTTAGAGTAATTCTTGTGTTGTGATGACAAAGATTCTCTGAACTGTAAAGGtggttattttgtttcttttgtttttaaaaccagaaaatattaaaatagacaTCTTGGAAATCTTCTCATTTCCCAAAATGTGATACATACACTGCTGTCAAGGCAGCATGTTCACTTAAGGAGATAAATCTAAAATAAGTAATACTTCAGATTGTACTGACTTACAGTTAGGAAGATGTAGCAGGAGTTCTGATGTTTGTGGTGTGTGATGTTTTGATGCTGAAATAACCCAGTACAGCGAGTGGGAAAGGAAGTCAGTTTTGTTAAGAAGCTTAAGGGTATTAAagacaaacaaaccaacaaacaaaaccttttctaGAATATCtgaattttgtatttacagAATCCCAAAACTTCTGCAATAGTGAAGCAACTGGTTGCTGATGGAAATGCTGGAGAACTGCAGAAATACTTTGGCTCGCGGATGGAGTTTGGCACAGCAGGGCTCAGAGCTGCCATGGGAGCAGGGATTTCCCACATGAATGACTTGACTATTATCCAGACAACCCAGGTACTGTGTTCAGCACTTTATCTCACTTAACTGGTTGTATATATGAACAGAAGAGCCTCATTTATGACAAGCAAATGGGTATTCTATGGCAGTATAAGTTTTTTACTATTCCTCCagttttcagaagtaatttaaattataattattagcTGAGTGCTGATctctgaaaacagagagaacTATTAAGCCATTAAAATAAGTTATTCTCCATATTTGATTTGCAATTGAATTTATACACAGCTACAGTTAAGCTCAAGTGGATCAGTTAGTCCTGATGTAACAACTACAAAAAACCCGAAAGGTAGCCAGCATTTGGTTAAGCTTTGTGTATGTTGGACATAAATTTACATAAATGCAGTGAagctatatatacatatataggtCCTAAAGTAGATCTCCTTGGGgagggcttaaaaaaaaaccccaaaccttaaATTACTACAGCCTGGAGTGGTGGTGTATTGTGTCCTAAACAGGTGTCATTATTAAGGGTGACATTCAGTTAAACAGagatttcagttaaaatactgaaatattggCCAGTTGTTCTCTTCCTCATCTGAGACCTGACTCAGCtaaataatttctcaaaatCTGCAATTCAGACTAATCGTGTTAACTGTTTCTTTCTGGAGTTGGTTCTGGTTTTTGGAAAAGTACTTAAATGCTGTCCAGCATCACTATATTGATTTGAAGGTTTCTGATATTCCTTGCTGTTTATTGGTCCTAGACAAACTGAACCCCAATCCAGTTCAGTGAGATGTTATGTGCACTCACCTTTCTACGATGTCAACATCTTAGCAATCACCTTAATGcaattataaattaaatatcaAGATTGGGTGAATGAGGTGGATTTGTTGTTGTCTTCAGGGATTTTGCAGATACCTTGAGAAGAATTTCAGTGACCTGAAAAAGAGAGGAGTTGTGATTGGTTTTGATGCTCGTGCCCATCTTTCCAGCGGAGGTAGTAGCAAAAGGTACTTCTTaggttttaagtattttgtagACGTCTTGCGTGatccattttggttttatatctGCTTCAatagtattttctctttctgtaggGTGAATTAAGATGAGGGATTTATAgtaattttatattctgttaaTGCCAGAGCAGTTCTTAGAGTTGTGCTTTGTCTGTTGGGAATAGTGAGGGAACACATTTAAATTGGGTCTGTATAATAATTTGGGGTTTATttatgtgggtttttgtttggttttggtttttttttaactggaggGGTGTTGTCGGGGGGAAGCTGTGAATTCTAGGAAACTAATTGGtgagaaaatgaatgtttcttaggcatgttttcttcctttttaggTTTGCAAGACTTGCTGCTAATACCTTCATCAGTCAAGGAGTTCCCGTTTATCTATTCTCTGATATAACACCAACTCCTTTTGTGGTAGGTTTCTCTATTACATCTTTTTATGTACACACAAATTTTGTCAGATATCTTGCATTACTTACATTAAGGAAAAATAGACAAACcacttttaactttttaagcTCTACCTGCAGTTAGTCTTATGATTATTTAGCTATATTTAGTTTAGAACATCCAcagcaagagaaggaagaagcttAGTGGAATATCAGTGACAGTGGGATGTGTTTCTATTCATTCCTGCTTTCGGGCAGATTTCTTATAGAAGACATCTTACTGTTTCTAAATTGCTGTGGAGTCTGAAGTCTGAAACGTACACACCCATttagttttctgatttttggttgattggttggttggtttttaaaaattttttttctttctggggtaTTGAATCCAAAGTAGCATTTTTAAACAGGTTGTTGGAGTGCAGCGATGTTATACCGGGAGGGTTGTTGAATGGCTCCGCATTTTCACCATCGGATCACTAGGTGTCAGCCCTCTAGAGCAATAACGAAAACCCCTACCTTTGCACTAAAAGCAACAGTTTCTCCCCATACCACTTGCTCCAGTGAGTGCTGCAAACAGAACATAGTGGGATGAAGACTTTGTATGTAGCGTTCTTGTACTGATACAATTTTTGGTAGATTTAGGGTCAAATTCTTCATATTGCAGCTTAAAGCAGTGTTGCAAGAACTGCCGTTGATTGCATTCACTATTAAGTAAAGAGCCAGGAGTAAACTCAAACTGGACCTGTGGTCACAAacagtgctttatttttaattcactcCATCTGTTTTGGACTAAGTTATAAGAGCTCTCTCCAAAACAATTCTCTTCTGAACCACGATGGAATAGTTGCTCCACAGGCTGCTCTCAAAAGATAGTAAGGATGAGACTGCACCAGTTGTGCAGACTTCTGTCATTACCCCAACAGACTTTGCACCCTTAAAGACCTCAGGTATCTCAAGTCATTCTGCAGTAGGGAACACACACATTTGGTTTCCTTCTATAAAAACACTGCTCCAGAGACCCACAGAGCATCTGAAACAGTAAGAATATATAAATGGGAAAACGCATAAGAAAGCGCCAGGGTTAAAGTGCCATGTGGGATCTAGTGGAGCAAGTACTACTTAGCCTCTGCTTTAGAGAGTCAGTCTGTTGGAATCACATCCtggctttcttttcattcagcAGCATTGCATATGCATgagaataaataatatataatattttgcaCATTCCACTGCAGATAACTTTCTCTTGTTACAGCCATACACAGTAACTCACCTGAAGCTTTGTGCTGGAATTATGGTTACGGCTTCCCATAATCCAAAACAAGATAATGGTTACAAGGTATTCCTATACGATctattttctggcttttttcagacatttttttccatgtagaGACTCTAATACTATTGCATACAGTTCTTACCGTGGTATAGACCAAATTAATTGATAGTTTGATCTCTTCTAGATGTATGGATTTAAAGCTAGTAGCATGTTATAATTAAAATCTTAGCTCTAAAAAGCAGGAAGATAAGTAATATCATTGCGTACTTTggaacactttaaaatattaactgacctcttttcaaaagcattaatCATTTCTCCAATTCATGATTTAAAAAGATCTCTTCAGTTTTACAAAtccagagaattaaaaatatgtgaaaCCTAATGAGTTGCTtgtacaaaatgttttgaataaattctgttaatttcttgtagtttgtttttcttttgctaagtGACAGTTATCGCTGTGACTTTTTTCTATGACAGAAATCTgctttccactggaaaaaaaaatggctgagCTGCCAGTCTGCCAATCATCGCATAGCTGGACTAGTCATATACAGACTGTTTCCAAAATACACAAATGAAAGTTGGGAGATCTTTTTTGTAGTCTTAATAGAAAAACAAGGCATTAGCAGGGATgatttcttgctgtttctccCTCCAGAACTTCATGTCTGTTTAAAATTGtgggttttaatattttatgtattgaTCTTGATAGCTTGTTTGGATGTTTtatcaattactttttttaatcaactttgttttttcttaatgttttgttACTTAGGCTACATAAGTACATGGCCCAGATGCTGTTCgttatttttccttaaacttgTGGTCTGTAAACCATCAGTAGAAGGTAGTGTGCAAACAACTGTCAAAAAGTAAGACATAATAAGTACACCTCTTCCTGGATGTGTAGAGTCAACAAAAAGAAGACTACAAGTAAAGAACATCTTGCAACTTAGTTGAATTTGTGCTTGCTGTTGTGGCAACACTGCTGCTGTAGGCAGCTGTAAAGTTTTTgtgcctttctcctttttttttttgtggtaaacGTGTTTCACTTTTGCAcgctttttttctcttaagaatTCTTCTATATATAATCATTATACCTAAAAATCTGGCAAAAAGTTTATGAAATAGCATGGGCAAGTTACCTATCCCAAGACTGGCAGACAGGCTGATACTTGAATCTTCTCAATAAATGAGCtgggtcttttttttgtgtttcattatGGATTTTGATATCTTctgataaaaaataaacagctttttttatagAACAAAaatgggatgtgagaggaaacACTTGAGAATATGAACGGGAATACTTAAGCGTAACTTACTGTAATACTTTACCGAATGTAGTGCAGCTTagccaacaaaaaaataacaaagccaTCCTACAATATTAATGACCAAATACTGACTTACCCTTATTTATTATTTAGGTTTACTGGGAAAATGGTGCTCAGATCATTTCTCCTCATGACAAAGGAATTTCTCAGGCTATTGAGGAGAACCAAGAGCCGTGGCCTCAGGCTTGGGATGACAAACTGATTGACAGCAGCCTGCTACTTCATGATCCATATGCCACGGTCAATAAGGATTATTTCAAAGACATACAGAAACAGTGCTTTCACAGGTAACTGGTGTTAACCCTGTTAAGAATACAGGAATTTCCATCTAGTATGTCAGCAGGGCAGTTTAAATTGATGGAAGTCAGAGTGGCTGTGATCCTGCCATGATCCAGTTCTGTCTGTGCCCCCTTCTCATCTTTTGTGGTAGCACTGGCAGCTGTGTGGTGATGTAGTAAGCCAGTTCATAAAGCTGGTCTGGCAGAAGTCTAACCCAGCAAAGTGAGCAACTAGTTTCTGAGTATATCTCCCTGTATTCGCATAACCACGCATCAACCAAATGCCACAGCTGGGGGTGAGCTGACACTGATGGTCCAACAGCCTTAAAATGGGCTTCTAAGAGAGAAGTTGAGCCAGGCTGTTAAGCCAGTTCTGGAAGAAGGAGGTCTTGCTCTGCCATTCTAGCCTTGCATGTGCTCCTGGTCGCCTCGGGTGCCATGCATGAACCTATTCCTGTCACTTGCTCAGTAAAAGCTTTACTCAACAAAATCAAGTGGATGTTTCTCTTTGTGATTAACAAGTAGAATCGGTCTgtggactagatgacctgtTAGATCTGcttatttacataaaaaatttAACCACTAGTAACCATGTTCTTATTTTTGCTAAAAACGAAGTCAGAATTACTAGGAAGTTGGGGCTATGTGAGAAattatgctgctttttcagaataGGAGTTAAATGTCTCCCTAGGAGTTTGCATACCTTTAGGTATATTCTATACTTTCAATAATGTACCTCATAAAAATAAGTGTGCTCAAATGAAGTATGCTGCTGTCGATTCACTGTGTTCACAGTCTTTGGAGGTAGTTTAAATGCCGGAGTTGGGGATGAAGAGTCTTATTAGTCAGTTGTATTTGCTTTCCACTCACCTCCTTTGGGGTGCATAGAGTGTACTATCTCTCTTATTCCAGTGATTTGCACATACCAGGACATTAGATGTCAAGAGTGACTCATTGCTGAAAAATGAGGCTAAGCCAATTTTCAAGCCATTACCTTTAAAGTCTGACCTCCTTTAATTTATAATCTGAACAGTGATATAGAATACTGAGTCATATCTGTTTCCGAATGTAGTCAATTTTGTGCAGAATATTCTTCCATATCCAAGTTTACTgttaatctgttttatttcaggaataTAAACAAGGAAACAAACCTGAAATTTGTTCATACTTCTGTGCATGGCGTAGGACATAAATTTGTGCAGTTGGCCTTCAAGGCATTTGaccttagccctccttttgctGTTCCGGAGCAGAAGGATCCTGATCCAGAATTTCCCACAGTGAAGTATCCAAATCCTGAAGAAGGCAAAGGTGTTCTGGTAAATagagttgtgttttttttttttgttttttttttttttttaaagttgcaatGTCTTTCAAACAGTGTTTCCTTTCTGCCAGTAGTCATGACTATAAATATTGGCTGAAGgtctattttgtttctgttttcatagcCTTACATTTAGTGAAGAGTTAGCTGGTATCCTTTCATTGAAATTTATAACTCTTTTTGAACCAGTCAGGTAGTAATTAGCTATAACTTTAAACTACTTTGTTCTGTGCTCTGACAGAATGGGCAGCATGTGCACATAGAACAAAGTGATACAGTTCCttctaaaaagtaaaataaaataataatttaaaaatcttcacagtTGGTTTTGGAAAGTTTCTACAATTTACATCTGAAATACAAGGACTAAACTGTTCTGATATGACACcgggagggggctggggaagTCCTGATGGGTGGTTAGAATTTCTGCTACAAGTATTTCTGCTGCACTTTGTTATTGAAGGATCCTGTTGAATCTAAATAGCATTTGACTTGGGCTGCAGAAGTAGAATGATGTAGGTGAAGTTAAATATCTTGACTGTGCTCTCTACTGCTGCCAGGcttgaagtttattttttgtagAGCCACATCATGATTTTGGGTGTTTGAGATTTAAATAAATTggtaaaattatttaaaacctataaagaaagtgaaaatattatTCGGGAGTATTAACACTCATCTGATCTTGCTTACCACTTTTCCAGACATTGTCTTTTGCTTTGGCTGAAAAAGATggggcaaaaataattttagcaaaTGATCCTGATGCTGATCGACTTGCAGTGGCAGAGAAACAAGAGAGGTATGgtaataaagaaatgcaaaccatttacattttttacttaAAGGCTAGGCTCATTTGGGGGATTCTTGCTACCTGTGTTGCAGAGGAAGATAGAATAGTCACAGTAGTCATTTTTGGACTGAAAACACATAGAAATGTGAGAGGATTATATGAAGCAGAACACAGTGGGGGCAGTAAATGAAGTAATGATTAATATTAGACACTGTACAGAAGCCTGAATAAATACTTGACACTTGCTGTACTTGAGGCATGCACAGAAGCATGTGAATTGTTATGATTGTGCTATACCTTTCTAAAGGTAGGTTTTCAGTTAGAAAATTTTCACAGAAGACTGATAAACATTCTTCCTTACTatgtttattaaataataacTTGAATATTCAGGAGAACCTTTATAGTTCCCTGATAATCTCAGGAATAGGGAACATCCCTGTTCTTTAGTATGAGTTCCTTCTTTCTCAAATACTGTTAGACCAGACATGTTACTAA from Aquila chrysaetos chrysaetos chromosome 1, bAquChr1.4, whole genome shotgun sequence harbors:
- the PGM2 gene encoding phosphoglucomutase-2, translated to MAARTSAGDGAVRRAAEQWLLWDKNPKTSAIVKQLVADGNAGELQKYFGSRMEFGTAGLRAAMGAGISHMNDLTIIQTTQGFCRYLEKNFSDLKKRGVVIGFDARAHLSSGGSSKRFARLAANTFISQGVPVYLFSDITPTPFVPYTVTHLKLCAGIMVTASHNPKQDNGYKVYWENGAQIISPHDKGISQAIEENQEPWPQAWDDKLIDSSLLLHDPYATVNKDYFKDIQKQCFHRNINKETNLKFVHTSVHGVGHKFVQLAFKAFDLSPPFAVPEQKDPDPEFPTVKYPNPEEGKGVLTLSFALAEKDGAKIILANDPDADRLAVAEKQESGEWKVFSGNELGALLGWWIFTCWKNHNRDTCAIKDVYMLSSTVSSKILRAIALKEGFHFEETLTGFKWMGNRAKQLMDQGKAVLFAFEEAIGYMCCPAVLDKDGVSAAVITAEMASYLATRNLSLSQQLKAVYDEYGFHITKASYFICHDPKVIQQLFDNLRNFDGKNTYPKSCGRFKVSGIRDLTTGYDSSQPDQKAILPTSKSSQMITFTFANGGVATMRTSGTEPKIKYYSELCAPPGNSNVEQLKKELDELVNALEKHFFQPEKNNLQRKTE